One window of Triticum dicoccoides isolate Atlit2015 ecotype Zavitan unplaced genomic scaffold, WEW_v2.0 scaffold150616, whole genome shotgun sequence genomic DNA carries:
- the LOC119344014 gene encoding uncharacterized protein LOC119344014: MAAAGNLPHPSPATLLNAVLDESASLDDRNAQWTEEAARELRNIAVAVRANAQARNVAGARAELTSTVQHLTPLLCHFMSEGVQMRKLRRMFRTAVGAPMVPAAAPDLPPFFRVGDQCMSQAEISNGILRNTSESMSGRVNAALTLLGVVEAGATNPDEVWGTVNEHLEEVTTYTEMMVAQHTALVLHMRCVVMSIAAGVRLYVPA, translated from the coding sequence ATGGCCGCCGCAGGGAACCTCCCCCACCCAAGCCCCGCTACCCTGCTCAACGCCGTGCTGGACGAGTCGGCGAGCCTGGACGACCGGAACGCCCAGTGGACGGAGGAGGCCGCGCGCGAGCTGAGAAACATCGCGGTCGCCGTCCGCGCCAACGCGCAGGCCaggaacgtcgccggtgccagggcCGAGCTCACGTCGACGGTTCAGCACCTGACGCCGCTCTTGTGTCACTTCATGAGCGAAGGCGTGCAGATGCGCAAGCTGCGGCGCATGTTCCGCACGGCGGTGGGGGCGCCGATGGTGCCGGCGGCCGCGCCCGACCTGCCGCCATTTTTCCGTGTGGGAGATCAATGCATGTCGCAGGCGGAGATCAGCAATGGGATCCTCCGCAACACATCAGAGAGCATGTCCGGAAGGGTCAACGCGGCGCTGACGCTGTTGGGCGTGGTGGAGGCCGGGGCGACCAACCCCGACGAGGTCTGGGGCACCGTCAATGAGCACCTGGAGGAGGTCACCACCTACACGGAGATGATGGTGGCTCAGCACACCGCACTGGTCCTCCACATGCGATGCGTGGTGATGAGCATCGCGGCCGGCGTCCGCCTCTACGTGCCCGCCTAA